The following proteins are co-located in the Polystyrenella longa genome:
- a CDS encoding metallophosphoesterase family protein, translating into MINDEIMAGRTIAIGDIHGCSTAFETLLDMLQVTSEDTIVLLGDIVDRGPGTKQVIETTINLKSRCKQLIYIRGNHEEMLLDALKAGPLTSTWLFYGGQEVLDSYEIESVEQLPESHVNFIESSRDYWENQTDIFVHANVQHDRPLDEQHPQVLRWERYTGTKPPHFSGKRVIVGHTVMPQGMPKFSPGWLAIDTGAYEGNPLTAFDTTTKTFYQADESGNRYPTFPLVEEPTENP; encoded by the coding sequence ATGATAAACGACGAAATCATGGCCGGACGAACCATTGCTATCGGTGACATTCACGGTTGCAGCACCGCCTTCGAGACGTTGCTCGACATGCTGCAGGTCACCAGTGAAGATACGATCGTTCTCCTGGGAGACATCGTCGACCGGGGTCCCGGCACAAAGCAAGTCATTGAAACAACAATTAATCTGAAAAGTCGCTGCAAACAGCTTATTTACATTCGCGGCAACCATGAAGAAATGCTGTTGGATGCACTGAAGGCTGGCCCACTCACATCGACATGGCTGTTCTACGGCGGACAGGAAGTTCTTGATTCTTACGAGATAGAGAGCGTCGAACAACTACCGGAATCACATGTCAATTTCATCGAGTCCTCACGCGATTACTGGGAAAACCAAACGGACATTTTTGTGCATGCCAATGTGCAACACGACCGCCCGCTGGACGAACAACATCCACAGGTTTTGCGATGGGAACGGTACACAGGAACGAAACCTCCCCATTTCTCCGGCAAGCGAGTGATTGTCGGACACACAGTCATGCCGCAGGGCATGCCCAAATTCAGTCCCGGTTGGTTGGCGATAGACACGGGTGCTTATGAAGGCAATCCACTTACCGCCTTCGACACGACAACTAAAACATTTTACCAGGCCGACGAATCTGGTAATCGCTATCCCACTTTTCCATTGGTTGAAGAACCGACCGAGAATCCATGA
- the pdxA gene encoding 4-hydroxythreonine-4-phosphate dehydrogenase PdxA → MTKTPLPRIGLTLGDVAGIGPEVTARAICDAQVRATCQPIVIGHPRILNEALELIRPHVASVPPVQEIHSLKEIDTNDSPIYCFNPAGDEVLAAPRNQFNAAAGKASYDYLLAAIRGAQAGTIDGITTAPLAKASLHLAGINYPGHTEILAKECGVDEFAMMLYLPPGEQVRGINGLAVSHVTLHTSIKSVPDLLSVDSIYGKIGLTYRFMQAQGVVDPRIAVCALNPHGGEEGLFGNEESELIAPAIERAREEFGTSVTGPFPTDTMMKRAIRDGEFDGVVAMYHDQGHIAIKLVAFDTAVNVTLGLPIVRTSPSHGTAYDIAWQGTARADGMITAIQVAANLAKIN, encoded by the coding sequence ATGACCAAAACTCCCCTTCCACGCATCGGATTAACTCTGGGCGACGTCGCTGGCATCGGCCCCGAAGTGACCGCCCGCGCGATTTGCGACGCCCAAGTCCGTGCGACTTGCCAACCGATTGTCATTGGGCACCCGCGAATACTGAACGAGGCCCTGGAACTTATCCGTCCGCATGTCGCTTCGGTACCCCCAGTCCAGGAAATCCATTCCCTGAAAGAGATCGATACCAACGACTCTCCCATCTACTGCTTCAATCCCGCAGGCGACGAAGTATTAGCAGCTCCGCGAAATCAATTTAATGCCGCCGCCGGGAAAGCCTCGTACGATTATCTTCTCGCCGCCATTCGCGGAGCACAAGCGGGAACGATTGACGGCATCACAACAGCTCCGCTGGCAAAAGCTTCGTTACATCTGGCCGGGATCAACTATCCTGGTCATACCGAAATTCTCGCGAAAGAATGTGGCGTCGACGAGTTTGCTATGATGCTATACCTACCGCCCGGTGAACAAGTGCGGGGAATTAACGGTCTCGCGGTCTCGCACGTTACCTTACATACTTCAATCAAAAGTGTGCCCGATTTGCTTTCGGTCGATTCCATCTATGGCAAGATCGGTCTCACCTATCGCTTCATGCAGGCCCAGGGAGTTGTGGATCCCCGAATTGCTGTCTGTGCCTTAAATCCTCATGGGGGCGAAGAAGGTCTGTTTGGTAATGAAGAAAGCGAGTTGATCGCCCCCGCCATCGAACGAGCCCGCGAAGAATTCGGAACTTCCGTCACAGGCCCCTTCCCCACGGATACGATGATGAAACGCGCCATCCGCGATGGTGAGTTTGACGGCGTCGTCGCGATGTATCATGATCAGGGCCACATTGCCATTAAACTGGTCGCCTTCGATACCGCAGTTAATGTCACCCTCGGTCTCCCCATCGTTCGCACCAGCCCCAGCCACGGCACCGCCTACGATATCGCCTGGCAAGGCACCGCCCGCGCCGACGGGATGATCACCGCAATCCAAGTCGCCGCCAACCTGGCAAAAATAAATTGA
- a CDS encoding histidine phosphatase family protein has translation MSGSYTRLLLIRHGATAANEQRPYILQGNGINGPLSEKGEAQAKSVSEFLSQTKIDAIYCSPLVRAQQTATEIARPHGIAPTPIEGIHEVNVGLWEGQSWEAIMESHPEEYKTFINASGEIPYLGGESYQDVLNRSKPVIEGLVEKHPGETVVIVAHNVVNRAYLADIMNKPINEAKAIRQVNTCVNIIRYQENDRELDTLNSYLHLTEDLVL, from the coding sequence TTGTCTGGTTCTTACACACGGTTGTTATTAATTCGTCACGGAGCGACGGCAGCGAACGAGCAGCGGCCTTATATTCTTCAAGGTAATGGCATCAATGGTCCGCTCAGCGAGAAGGGCGAAGCCCAGGCGAAGTCGGTCAGTGAGTTCCTGAGCCAGACGAAGATCGATGCCATCTACTGCAGCCCGCTTGTCCGGGCTCAACAGACGGCCACGGAGATTGCCCGTCCGCATGGGATCGCCCCGACCCCCATTGAAGGTATTCACGAAGTGAACGTCGGGCTCTGGGAAGGGCAAAGCTGGGAGGCGATAATGGAGTCGCACCCGGAAGAATACAAAACCTTCATTAACGCCTCTGGTGAGATTCCCTACCTCGGTGGCGAATCCTATCAGGACGTTCTTAACCGCAGCAAACCAGTGATTGAAGGGCTCGTAGAAAAACATCCCGGCGAAACCGTAGTCATCGTGGCTCACAATGTCGTCAACAGAGCCTATCTGGCCGACATCATGAACAAACCCATCAACGAAGCCAAAGCGATCCGCCAGGTGAATACCTGCGTAAATATCATCCGCTACCAGGAAAATGACCGCGAACTGGATACGTTGAATTCATATCTGCATTTGACTGAAGACTTGGTGCTGTGA